A single window of Nocardia sp. NBC_01327 DNA harbors:
- a CDS encoding DNA recombination protein RmuC, whose protein sequence is MTAPMLFALLLVFLAGLGLGWLGHSARAGQRAAVAEARLSAMHDNERLLHQSLGAASEDAARRQSHALGSMMEPLREAVGTLNRHIQEVEHNRINAYSGLREQVAGMQRTSLHLSTQTGQLVAALRAPQVRGRWGEIQLERVVELAGMTRHCDFDTQVTRRAGTTGTTEGVVRPDLVVRLSAGRQIVVDAKVPCTAYLEAAATEEPRERDHHLARHAKHLRNHVDQLAAKEYWAAFDPSPEFVVLFVPGDPFLDAAMGADPGLLEYAFGRNVVLATPTTLIALLRTVALGWRQEAMSQDMALIQQLGRELYTRLGTTGRHLDRLGAQLGKAVDSFNHTVASVETRVMVTARKLHDLEISDTPVPELHQVETWPRAVGFAESD, encoded by the coding sequence ATGACCGCACCGATGCTGTTCGCGCTGCTTTTGGTGTTCCTCGCAGGACTCGGCCTGGGCTGGCTCGGGCACTCCGCGCGCGCGGGTCAGCGCGCGGCGGTGGCCGAGGCCCGGCTCTCGGCCATGCACGACAACGAGCGGCTCCTGCATCAGTCGCTGGGTGCGGCCAGTGAGGATGCGGCACGGCGGCAATCGCACGCCCTCGGTTCGATGATGGAACCGCTGCGCGAGGCGGTCGGCACCCTGAACCGGCACATCCAGGAGGTCGAGCACAATCGCATCAACGCGTATTCCGGCCTGCGCGAACAGGTTGCGGGTATGCAGCGCACCTCACTCCATCTCTCCACGCAGACCGGGCAATTGGTCGCCGCGCTGCGGGCGCCGCAGGTGCGCGGCCGCTGGGGCGAAATCCAGTTGGAGCGCGTGGTCGAACTCGCGGGCATGACCCGGCACTGCGATTTCGATACCCAGGTCACCCGCCGCGCCGGCACCACCGGAACCACCGAGGGCGTGGTGCGCCCGGACCTGGTGGTGCGCCTGTCCGCCGGGCGGCAGATCGTGGTGGACGCCAAGGTGCCGTGCACCGCCTATCTGGAGGCCGCGGCCACCGAGGAGCCGCGCGAGCGTGATCACCACCTCGCCCGCCATGCCAAACACCTGCGCAATCATGTCGATCAATTGGCCGCGAAGGAGTACTGGGCGGCATTCGATCCGTCCCCGGAATTCGTCGTTCTCTTCGTCCCCGGCGATCCGTTCCTGGATGCCGCCATGGGCGCCGACCCGGGTCTGCTCGAGTACGCCTTCGGCCGCAATGTGGTGCTCGCTACCCCGACCACATTGATCGCACTACTGCGGACGGTGGCGCTCGGCTGGCGACAGGAGGCCATGTCGCAGGATATGGCGCTGATCCAGCAGCTCGGCCGCGAGCTGTACACCCGGCTGGGCACCACCGGCCGCCATTTGGATCGGCTGGGCGCACAACTCGGCAAGGCGGTGGACTCGTTCAATCACACCGTCGCCTCGGTCGAAACACGAGTCATGGTGACGGCCCGCAAACTTCATGATCTAGAGATTTCGGACACCCCGGTGCCGGAATTACATCAGGTGGAAACCTGGCCCCGGGCCGTCGGATTCGCCGAATCCGACTAA